One region of Salvia miltiorrhiza cultivar Shanhuang (shh) chromosome 3, IMPLAD_Smil_shh, whole genome shotgun sequence genomic DNA includes:
- the LOC131015672 gene encoding uncharacterized protein LOC131015672 isoform X2 has protein sequence MARRSSRIQEVDEKNEVNCMWGLLSILESCQGRPSHKVISNGRAANRNIIDYPRPLDAIACFDEECRKIHNGAGLRSSVGVEGKGRGARGCIGGEMPVEQHTRKRDVVKRQQHAKMDGELVDQVTKSHRKTRKSSQGVYQSSSPCCSSNAARLMNELPSTSAEKSLNKLTLAAILGAVYSQNHQQEIKLSEYLQRSRFLGKYDEVDEINIQHVQMRAKAFLDQTYINRRFVLGEGRSSESKSFSNALEVLSSKRDLFMELLPDPDSLLARRSKRIAEKDTIKSVLSGNVSEYEAMDEANSNNNLWQKIEYQLKYSSRTNFTAQPSDKIVILKPAPQIGKHSGNLTCSCSSLQLPHKSNRRVSEEKTASFSFREIKKKLKHRFGVTKKEPSCNSSSNADKEGEVLRKKELKSSRGSDIARVADTTRRKSYLSSARSSNKEECDVVLEAKRHLSKRLNNVNSVEAVMSKKHPRTLERILSSPEHDFWPFSPRRDSLYCPGSAEMRFSPYSTSPRAFESASHARNELRSDTEVASLQTVDAKAYSLIQRNDISTAEKMRNDDESKSAEMERFLQTESHVSGQVLSETTTKPLEAVETQKWDCIASVAENEAVTSTLHDFPSTCSNNQEEHQSPVSVLEPFFVEDANSPPTITLQTGRKQLQPRRLDFEDCSFESSPPPSAPSSRDEELCQYVHSVMEASSLDWDHLSEIRSPPQELLHESLFDEVELPPLDCYYDPKLLFDHINEVLLQIYKCHFCSPPWLASATPKTTRSAPLAEVVLDEILAEADYFLLPTTERRSLDELVSKDAKCGSWLDVRVDTEHVVFQVSEAVLEESLLDTLLELHASQLRFLHSFCF, from the exons ATGGCAAGAAGATCATCAAGAATTCAAGAAGTtgatgagaaaaatgaagtGAACTGCATGTGGGGATTGCTGAGCATCCTCGAATCATGTCAAGGTCGTCCCAGTCATAAGGTGATCTCCAATGGGAGAGCAGCCAACAGAAACATCATCg ATTACCCGAGACCACTTGACGCGATTGCCTGCTTCGATGAAGAATGTCGAAAGATTCAT AATGGGGCAGGTCTGAGAAGTAGTGTTGGAGTTGAAGGTAAAGGCAGAGGTGCGAGGGGCTGCATTGGAGGCGAAATGCCCGTTGAGCAGCACACAAGGAAACGAGACGTAGTTAAGAGGCAGCAACATGCTAAAATGGATGGTGAACTTGTTGATCAAGTGACAAAAAGTCACAGGAAAACGAGGAAAAGCAGCCAAGGCGTCTATCAGTCGTCTTCTCCCTGTTGTTCGAGTAATGCAGCTAGGTTGATGAATGAGCTGCCTTCAACTTCAGCTGAGAAATCTCTGAACAAGCTCACTCTTGCTGCGATTTTAGGGGCCGTCTATTCTCAGAATCATCAGCAAGAGATTAAGCTCTCTGAATACTTACAAAGAAGTAGATTTCTTGGAAAGTATGATGAGGTTGATGAAATAAACATTCAGCATGTTCAGATGAGGGCCAAGGCTTTTCTTGATCAAACGTATATCAACAGAAGGTTCGTTCTGGGAGAAGGGAGGAGCTCTGAGTCCAAATCTTTCTCCAACGCACTGGAAGTGCTGAGCTCGAAAAGGGACCTATTTATGGAGCTCCTGCCAGATCCCGACTCGTTGCTAGCAAGGCGGTCGAAGAGGATAGCTGAGAAAGATACAATCAAGTCAGTACTAAGTGGCAATGTATCAGAATATGAGGCAATGGATGAGGCAAACTCGAACAATAATCTATGGCAGAAGATCGAATATCAGCTCAAGTACTCCTCAAGAACAAATTTCACAGCCCAGCCTTCAGATAAGATAGTGATACTGAAGCCAGCTCCCCAAATTGGAAAGCATTCGGGGAACTTGACCTGCAGCTGCTCGTCGTTGCAGCTTCCTCACAAATCGAACAGAAGAGTATCCGAAGAGAAAACTGCATCCTTCTCTTTCAGAGAGATCAAGAAGAAACTGAAACATAGATTTGGAGTCACCAAAAAGGAACCAAGCTGCAATTCTTCATCCAATGCTGACAAGGAAGGAGAGGTGTTGAGGAAAAAAGAGCTAAAATCCAGCAGGGGTTCTGACATTGCTCGTGTGGCTGATACCACTCGCAGGAAATCATACTTGTCAAGCGCTAGATCTTCTAACAAAGAGGAATGTGATGTAGTTTTGGAGGCAAAGAGGCACCTCTCCAAGAGATTGAATAATGTGAACTCTGTGGAGGCGGTGATGAGTAAAAAACACCCGAGGACCCTGGAGCGGATCCTTTCCTCACCCGAGCACGACTTCTGGCCCTTCAGCCCGAGAAGGGACAGCCTATATTGCCCCGGCTCTGCAGAGATGAGATTTAGCCCGTACAGCACCTCGCCCAGAGCCTTTGAAAGTGCTTCTCATGCACGAAACGAGCTGAGATCCGACACGGAAGTTGCATCGTTGCAGACAGTTGATGCAAAGGCATATTCTCTGATTCaaagaaatgatatttctaCTGcagaaaaaatgagaaatgatg ATGAATCAAAGAGTGCAGAAATGGAGAGGTTCCTACAAACTGAATCACATGTTTCAGGACAAGTGCTGAGTGAAACAACCACCAAGCCTTTAGAGGCAGTCGAAACACAGAAATGGGATTGTATT GCTTCAGTAGCAGAAAATGAGGCTGTTACATCTACACTGCATGATTTCCCATCCACTTGTTCAAACAATCAAGAAGAGCATCAAAGCCCAGTTTCCGTCCTTGAGCCATTCTTcgtagaagacgccaacagTCCACCAACAATCACACTTCAAACTG GTAGGAAGCAACTGCAACCACGTCGCCTTGACTTTGAAGACTGCTCATTCGAGTCATCCCCTCCGCCCAGCGCACCTTCCAGCAGGGACGAAGAGCTCTGCCAATACGTCCACTCCGTGATGGAAGCTTCCTCCTTAGATTGGGATCACCTCTCAGAAATCAGATCCCCACCCCAAGAGCTGCTTCATGAATCCTTATTCGATGAAGTTGAGCTTCCACCCCTCGATTGCTACTACGACCCTAAGCTTCTATTCGACCATATAAACGAAGTGCTGCTACAGATATACAAATGCCACTTCTGCTCTCCTCCTTGGCTAGCTTCTGCCACGCCCAAAACAACCAGGTCCGCGCCACTGGCTGAAGTAGTGCTCGATGAGATACTAGCAGAGGCTGACTATTTTCTACTCCCCACCACCGAGAGAAGGAGTTTGGACGAGCTCGTCTCGAAAGATGCCAAATGTGGATCCTGGCTTGATGTTCGAGTTGATACAGAACATGTtgtctttcaagtttcagaagCTGTCTTGGAGGAATCCTTACTTGATACACTACTTGAGCTTCATGCATCACAACTCCGATTTCTTCATAGTTTCTGCTTTTAA
- the LOC131015672 gene encoding uncharacterized protein LOC131015672 isoform X1, translating to MARRSSRIQEVDEKNEVNCMWGLLSILESCQGRPSHKVISNGRAANRNIIDYPRPLDAIACFDEECRKIHNGAGLRSSVGVEGKGRGARGCIGGEMPVEQHTRKRDVVKRQQHAKMDGELVDQVTKSHRKTRKSSQGVYQSSSPCCSSNAARLMNELPSTSAEKSLNKLTLAAILGAVYSQNHQQEIKLSEYLQRSRFLGKYDEVDEINIQHVQMRAKAFLDQTYINRRFVLGEGRSSESKSFSNALEVLSSKRDLFMELLPDPDSLLARRSKRIAEKDTIKSVLSGNVSEYEAMDEANSNNNLWQKIEYQLKYSSRTNFTAQPSDKIVILKPAPQIGKHSGNLTCSCSSLQLPHKSNRRVSEEKTASFSFREIKKKLKHRFGVTKKEPSCNSSSNADKEGEVLRKKELKSSRGSDIARVADTTRRKSYLSSARSSNKEECDVVLEAKRHLSKRLNNVNSVEAVMSKKHPRTLERILSSPEHDFWPFSPRRDSLYCPGSAEMRFSPYSTSPRAFESASHARNELRSDTEVASLQTVDAKAYSLIQRNDISTAEKMRNDDESKSAEMERFLQTESHVSGQVLSETTTKPLEAVETQKWDCIASVAENEAVTSTLHDFPSTCSNNQEEHQSPVSVLEPFFVEDANSPPTITLQTGQFSGRKQLQPRRLDFEDCSFESSPPPSAPSSRDEELCQYVHSVMEASSLDWDHLSEIRSPPQELLHESLFDEVELPPLDCYYDPKLLFDHINEVLLQIYKCHFCSPPWLASATPKTTRSAPLAEVVLDEILAEADYFLLPTTERRSLDELVSKDAKCGSWLDVRVDTEHVVFQVSEAVLEESLLDTLLELHASQLRFLHSFCF from the exons ATGGCAAGAAGATCATCAAGAATTCAAGAAGTtgatgagaaaaatgaagtGAACTGCATGTGGGGATTGCTGAGCATCCTCGAATCATGTCAAGGTCGTCCCAGTCATAAGGTGATCTCCAATGGGAGAGCAGCCAACAGAAACATCATCg ATTACCCGAGACCACTTGACGCGATTGCCTGCTTCGATGAAGAATGTCGAAAGATTCAT AATGGGGCAGGTCTGAGAAGTAGTGTTGGAGTTGAAGGTAAAGGCAGAGGTGCGAGGGGCTGCATTGGAGGCGAAATGCCCGTTGAGCAGCACACAAGGAAACGAGACGTAGTTAAGAGGCAGCAACATGCTAAAATGGATGGTGAACTTGTTGATCAAGTGACAAAAAGTCACAGGAAAACGAGGAAAAGCAGCCAAGGCGTCTATCAGTCGTCTTCTCCCTGTTGTTCGAGTAATGCAGCTAGGTTGATGAATGAGCTGCCTTCAACTTCAGCTGAGAAATCTCTGAACAAGCTCACTCTTGCTGCGATTTTAGGGGCCGTCTATTCTCAGAATCATCAGCAAGAGATTAAGCTCTCTGAATACTTACAAAGAAGTAGATTTCTTGGAAAGTATGATGAGGTTGATGAAATAAACATTCAGCATGTTCAGATGAGGGCCAAGGCTTTTCTTGATCAAACGTATATCAACAGAAGGTTCGTTCTGGGAGAAGGGAGGAGCTCTGAGTCCAAATCTTTCTCCAACGCACTGGAAGTGCTGAGCTCGAAAAGGGACCTATTTATGGAGCTCCTGCCAGATCCCGACTCGTTGCTAGCAAGGCGGTCGAAGAGGATAGCTGAGAAAGATACAATCAAGTCAGTACTAAGTGGCAATGTATCAGAATATGAGGCAATGGATGAGGCAAACTCGAACAATAATCTATGGCAGAAGATCGAATATCAGCTCAAGTACTCCTCAAGAACAAATTTCACAGCCCAGCCTTCAGATAAGATAGTGATACTGAAGCCAGCTCCCCAAATTGGAAAGCATTCGGGGAACTTGACCTGCAGCTGCTCGTCGTTGCAGCTTCCTCACAAATCGAACAGAAGAGTATCCGAAGAGAAAACTGCATCCTTCTCTTTCAGAGAGATCAAGAAGAAACTGAAACATAGATTTGGAGTCACCAAAAAGGAACCAAGCTGCAATTCTTCATCCAATGCTGACAAGGAAGGAGAGGTGTTGAGGAAAAAAGAGCTAAAATCCAGCAGGGGTTCTGACATTGCTCGTGTGGCTGATACCACTCGCAGGAAATCATACTTGTCAAGCGCTAGATCTTCTAACAAAGAGGAATGTGATGTAGTTTTGGAGGCAAAGAGGCACCTCTCCAAGAGATTGAATAATGTGAACTCTGTGGAGGCGGTGATGAGTAAAAAACACCCGAGGACCCTGGAGCGGATCCTTTCCTCACCCGAGCACGACTTCTGGCCCTTCAGCCCGAGAAGGGACAGCCTATATTGCCCCGGCTCTGCAGAGATGAGATTTAGCCCGTACAGCACCTCGCCCAGAGCCTTTGAAAGTGCTTCTCATGCACGAAACGAGCTGAGATCCGACACGGAAGTTGCATCGTTGCAGACAGTTGATGCAAAGGCATATTCTCTGATTCaaagaaatgatatttctaCTGcagaaaaaatgagaaatgatg ATGAATCAAAGAGTGCAGAAATGGAGAGGTTCCTACAAACTGAATCACATGTTTCAGGACAAGTGCTGAGTGAAACAACCACCAAGCCTTTAGAGGCAGTCGAAACACAGAAATGGGATTGTATT GCTTCAGTAGCAGAAAATGAGGCTGTTACATCTACACTGCATGATTTCCCATCCACTTGTTCAAACAATCAAGAAGAGCATCAAAGCCCAGTTTCCGTCCTTGAGCCATTCTTcgtagaagacgccaacagTCCACCAACAATCACACTTCAAACTG GTCAATTCTCAGGTAGGAAGCAACTGCAACCACGTCGCCTTGACTTTGAAGACTGCTCATTCGAGTCATCCCCTCCGCCCAGCGCACCTTCCAGCAGGGACGAAGAGCTCTGCCAATACGTCCACTCCGTGATGGAAGCTTCCTCCTTAGATTGGGATCACCTCTCAGAAATCAGATCCCCACCCCAAGAGCTGCTTCATGAATCCTTATTCGATGAAGTTGAGCTTCCACCCCTCGATTGCTACTACGACCCTAAGCTTCTATTCGACCATATAAACGAAGTGCTGCTACAGATATACAAATGCCACTTCTGCTCTCCTCCTTGGCTAGCTTCTGCCACGCCCAAAACAACCAGGTCCGCGCCACTGGCTGAAGTAGTGCTCGATGAGATACTAGCAGAGGCTGACTATTTTCTACTCCCCACCACCGAGAGAAGGAGTTTGGACGAGCTCGTCTCGAAAGATGCCAAATGTGGATCCTGGCTTGATGTTCGAGTTGATACAGAACATGTtgtctttcaagtttcagaagCTGTCTTGGAGGAATCCTTACTTGATACACTACTTGAGCTTCATGCATCACAACTCCGATTTCTTCATAGTTTCTGCTTTTAA